Proteins encoded in a region of the Streptomyces sp. NBC_00258 genome:
- the glyA gene encoding serine hydroxymethyltransferase, with translation MPVTHTLEGPLSVDVLGRQDPELAEILLGELERQSTTLQLIAAENFTSPVVLAALGSPLANKYAEGYPGARHHGGCEIVDVAERIAVERAKALFGADHANVQSHSGSSAVLAAYAALLRPGDTVLAMGLPHGGHLTHGSPANFSGRWFDFVGYGVDPESGLIDHEQVRSLARTHRPKAIVCGSISYPRHIDYAAFREVADEVGAYLIADAAHPIGLVAGGAAPSPVPYADVVCATTHKVLRGPRGGMLLCGSELAERVDRAVFPFTQGGAQMHTIAAKAVAFGEAATPAFTAYAHQVVANARVLAQGLAAEGLAVTTGGTDTHLLTVDPAPLGVDGRTARGRLAAAGMVLDTCALPHPDVRGLRLGTAALTTQGMGEAETARIAVLFATALRDESAGRGVREEVRDLTGRFPPYPAH, from the coding sequence ATGCCGGTCACACACACGCTTGAAGGTCCGCTGTCGGTCGACGTGCTCGGCCGGCAGGATCCGGAGCTGGCCGAGATCCTGCTCGGGGAGCTGGAGCGGCAGTCGACGACGCTGCAGCTCATCGCCGCCGAGAACTTCACGTCGCCGGTCGTGCTGGCGGCGCTGGGCTCGCCGCTCGCGAACAAGTACGCCGAGGGATATCCCGGTGCCCGGCACCACGGCGGCTGCGAGATCGTCGACGTGGCCGAGCGCATCGCCGTGGAGCGCGCCAAGGCCCTGTTCGGCGCCGATCACGCCAACGTGCAGTCCCACTCCGGGAGTTCGGCCGTCCTGGCCGCGTACGCCGCCCTGCTGCGTCCGGGAGACACCGTCCTCGCGATGGGTCTGCCGCACGGCGGCCACCTCACGCACGGGTCGCCCGCGAACTTCTCCGGCCGCTGGTTCGACTTCGTCGGGTACGGCGTCGACCCCGAGAGCGGGCTCATCGACCACGAGCAGGTGCGCAGCCTGGCCCGCACGCACCGGCCGAAGGCCATCGTGTGCGGGTCGATCTCGTATCCCCGGCACATCGACTACGCCGCGTTCCGCGAGGTCGCGGACGAGGTCGGCGCCTATCTCATCGCGGACGCCGCCCATCCCATCGGGCTCGTCGCCGGGGGAGCGGCGCCCAGTCCGGTCCCGTACGCCGATGTGGTGTGCGCCACCACGCACAAGGTGCTGCGGGGCCCGCGCGGCGGCATGCTGCTGTGCGGGAGCGAACTGGCCGAGCGGGTGGACCGGGCGGTGTTCCCCTTCACACAGGGCGGCGCGCAGATGCACACCATCGCCGCCAAGGCCGTCGCGTTCGGCGAGGCGGCAACACCGGCGTTCACCGCGTACGCCCATCAGGTGGTGGCGAATGCGCGGGTGCTCGCGCAGGGCCTGGCCGCCGAGGGGCTCGCGGTCACCACCGGCGGCACCGACACCCACCTGCTCACCGTCGACCCGGCACCGCTCGGGGTGGACGGCCGCACCGCCCGCGGGCGTCTCGCCGCCGCCGGAATGGTCCTCGACACCTGTGCCCTTCCCCATCCCGACGTGCGAGGACTGCGTCTGGGCACGGCCGCCCTCACCACCCAGGGGATGGGCGAGGCCGAGACGGCACGCATCGCGGTGCTGTTCGCGACGGCCCTGCGGGACGAGTCCGCAGGGCGTGGAGTGCGTGAAGAAGTGCGGGATCTGACCGGAAGATTTCCGCCCTATCCCGCCCACTGA
- a CDS encoding arsenate reductase/protein-tyrosine-phosphatase family protein — MTAPDAGRGIGTGTGYTGAYGDGASGDSSFRILHVSTGNVCRSPITERLTRHALADRLGDPLWGGLIVESAGTWGHEGAPMEANAEAVLADFGADASGFVGRELLDEHVIRADLVLTATRDHRAQVISMGHSAGLRTFTLKEFTRLVRAIDPATLPPLDDGMVERARALVRAAAALRGWLLAPTAEADEVYDPYGAPLPFFRSVGDEINQALDPVVTALTGVPARA; from the coding sequence TTGACAGCCCCTGACGCGGGGCGTGGCATAGGTACGGGGACGGGGTACACGGGGGCTTACGGCGACGGGGCCTCGGGGGACTCCTCTTTTCGCATCCTCCACGTCAGCACCGGCAACGTGTGCCGCTCGCCGATCACCGAGCGGCTGACCCGTCATGCCCTGGCGGACCGGCTCGGCGACCCCCTGTGGGGCGGCCTGATCGTGGAGAGCGCCGGCACCTGGGGCCACGAGGGCGCGCCCATGGAGGCCAACGCGGAGGCGGTCCTCGCGGACTTCGGCGCGGACGCCTCCGGCTTCGTCGGCCGTGAGCTGCTGGACGAGCACGTCATCAGGGCGGACCTCGTCCTCACGGCCACCCGCGACCACCGCGCCCAGGTCATCTCCATGGGCCACTCGGCGGGCCTGCGCACCTTCACCCTGAAGGAGTTCACCCGCCTGGTCCGCGCCATAGACCCCGCCACCCTCCCTCCCCTGGACGACGGCATGGTCGAACGCGCCCGCGCCCTGGTCCGCGCGGCAGCGGCTCTACGCGGGTGGCTCCTGGCCCCGACAGCAGAGGCGGACGAGGTGTACGACCCGTACGGCGCCCCGCTGCCGTTCTTCCGCTCGGTGGGCGACGAGATCAACCAGGCACTGGATCCCGTGGTCACGGCACTGACAGGTGTGCCGGCTCGCGCCTGA
- a CDS encoding L-threonylcarbamoyladenylate synthase, whose protein sequence is MARRYDTNDATDRTTGLREAASAVRRGELVVLPTDTVYGVGADAFSSEAVTDLLEAKGRGRNMPTPVLIGSPNTLHGLVTDFSEMAWELVDAFWPGALTLVAKHQPSLQWDLGDTRGTVAVRMPLHPVAIELLTEVGPMAVSSANLTGHPAPEDCDAAQEMLGDSVSVYLDGGPTPGNVPSSIVDVTGKVPVLLRAGALSAEELRKVVPDLEVAN, encoded by the coding sequence ATGGCACGGCGATACGACACCAACGACGCGACCGATCGCACGACCGGTCTGCGCGAGGCCGCGTCCGCCGTCCGCCGCGGCGAGCTCGTGGTGCTGCCGACCGACACCGTGTACGGGGTCGGCGCCGACGCGTTCAGCTCGGAGGCCGTGACCGACCTGCTGGAGGCCAAGGGCCGCGGCCGGAACATGCCCACGCCCGTCCTCATCGGCTCCCCGAACACGCTGCACGGCCTGGTCACCGACTTCTCCGAGATGGCGTGGGAGCTCGTCGACGCGTTCTGGCCGGGCGCGCTCACGCTCGTCGCCAAGCACCAGCCGTCCCTCCAGTGGGACCTGGGGGACACCCGCGGGACCGTCGCCGTCCGTATGCCGCTGCACCCGGTCGCCATCGAGCTGCTGACCGAGGTCGGCCCGATGGCCGTCTCCTCGGCGAACCTGACCGGCCATCCGGCCCCCGAGGACTGTGACGCCGCGCAGGAGATGCTCGGCGACTCCGTCTCCGTGTACCTGGACGGCGGGCCGACCCCCGGCAACGTCCCGTCGTCGATCGTGGACGTCACGGGCAAGGTGCCGGTGCTCCTGCGGGCGGGAGCCCTGTCCGCGGAGGAGCTGCGAAAGGTCGTCCCCGACCTCGAGGTGGCGAATTGA
- the prmC gene encoding peptide chain release factor N(5)-glutamine methyltransferase, whose protein sequence is MNLLLAEVAQATQRLADAGVPSPRNDAEELAAFVHGVKRGELHTVKDADFDARYWEVTARREAREPLQHITGRAYFRYLELQVGPGVFVPRPETESVVGWAIDAVRAMDVVEPLIVDLCTGSGAIALALAQEVPRSRVHAVELSEDALRWTRKNVEGSRVDLRQGNALDAFRDLDGQVDLVISNPPYIPLTEWEYVAPEARDYDPELALFSGEDGLDLIRGLERTAHRLLRPGGVVVIEHADTQGGQVPWIFTEERGWADAADHPDLNNRPRFATARRATP, encoded by the coding sequence GTGAACCTGCTGCTCGCGGAAGTGGCCCAGGCCACCCAGCGGCTGGCCGACGCCGGCGTGCCCTCGCCGCGCAACGACGCCGAGGAACTCGCCGCGTTCGTGCACGGCGTGAAGCGGGGCGAGCTGCACACCGTCAAGGACGCGGACTTCGACGCCCGGTACTGGGAGGTGACCGCGCGCCGCGAGGCCCGCGAGCCGCTCCAGCACATCACCGGGCGGGCCTACTTCCGCTACCTGGAACTCCAGGTCGGGCCAGGCGTGTTCGTGCCCCGGCCCGAGACGGAGTCCGTGGTCGGCTGGGCCATAGACGCCGTCCGAGCGATGGACGTCGTCGAGCCGCTGATCGTCGACCTGTGCACCGGCTCGGGCGCGATCGCGCTCGCCCTCGCGCAGGAGGTGCCGCGCTCGCGCGTCCACGCCGTCGAACTGTCCGAGGACGCCCTGCGATGGACCCGTAAGAACGTCGAGGGATCCAGGGTCGACCTGCGGCAGGGCAACGCCCTGGACGCGTTCCGCGACCTCGACGGCCAGGTCGACCTCGTCATCTCCAACCCGCCGTACATCCCCCTGACCGAATGGGAGTACGTCGCTCCGGAGGCCCGGGACTACGATCCCGAACTCGCCCTGTTCTCGGGGGAGGACGGCCTCGACCTCATCCGCGGTCTGGAGCGCACCGCGCACCGGCTGCTGCGGCCCGGCGGTGTCGTCGTCATCGAGCACGCCGACACTCAGGGCGGGCAGGTGCCGTGGATCTTCACCGAGGAGCGGGGCTGGGCCGATGCCGCGGACCACCCCGACCTCAACAACCGGCCGCGGTTCGCGACCGCCCGCAGGGCGACGCCATGA
- the prfA gene encoding peptide chain release factor 1, with protein sequence MFEAVEELIGEHADLEKKLADPSVHADQANARKLNKRYAELTPIVATYRSWKQTGDDIETAKEFVADDPDFAAEVKELEKQREELTEKLRLLLVPRDPSDDKDVILEIKAGAGGDESALFAGDLLRMYLRYAERVGWKTEIIDSTESELGGYKDVQVAVKTKGGQGATEPGQGVWARMKYEGGVHRVQRVPSTESQGRIHTSAAGVLVTPEAEEVDVEILANDLRIDVYRSSGPGGQSVNTTDSAVRITHIPTGVVASCQNEKSQLQNKEQAMRILRSRLLAAAQEEAESKAADARRSQVRTVDRSEKIRTYNFPENRISDHRVGFKAYNLDQVLDGDLDAVIQACVDADSAAKLAAA encoded by the coding sequence ATGTTCGAGGCGGTCGAGGAACTGATCGGCGAGCACGCCGATCTGGAGAAGAAGCTCGCTGACCCGTCGGTCCACGCCGACCAGGCCAACGCGCGCAAGCTCAACAAGCGCTACGCCGAGCTCACCCCGATCGTCGCGACGTACCGCTCCTGGAAGCAGACCGGGGACGACATCGAGACGGCGAAGGAGTTCGTCGCCGACGATCCGGACTTCGCGGCCGAGGTCAAGGAGCTGGAGAAGCAGCGCGAGGAACTGACGGAGAAGCTCCGGCTGCTCCTCGTCCCGCGCGACCCCAGCGACGACAAGGACGTCATCCTGGAGATCAAGGCGGGCGCGGGCGGCGACGAGTCGGCCCTGTTCGCCGGCGACCTGCTGCGCATGTACCTGCGGTACGCGGAGCGCGTCGGCTGGAAGACCGAGATCATCGACTCCACCGAGTCCGAGCTGGGCGGCTACAAGGACGTCCAGGTCGCCGTGAAGACCAAGGGCGGCCAGGGCGCGACCGAGCCCGGCCAGGGTGTCTGGGCCCGGATGAAGTACGAGGGCGGGGTGCACCGCGTGCAGCGGGTGCCCTCGACCGAGTCGCAGGGCCGTATCCACACCTCGGCCGCCGGTGTCCTGGTCACGCCCGAGGCCGAGGAGGTCGACGTCGAGATCCTCGCGAACGACCTGCGGATCGACGTCTACCGCTCCTCCGGGCCCGGCGGCCAGTCCGTCAACACGACTGACTCCGCCGTGCGCATCACGCACATTCCCACCGGAGTCGTCGCCTCCTGCCAGAACGAGAAGAGCCAGCTGCAGAACAAGGAGCAGGCGATGCGTATCCTGCGCTCCAGGCTGCTGGCCGCGGCGCAGGAGGAGGCGGAGAGCAAGGCCGCGGACGCCCGCCGCAGCCAGGTCCGCACCGTCGACCGCTCCGAGAAGATCCGTACGTACAACTTCCCGGAGAACCGCATCTCGGACCACCGGGTCGGCTTCAAGGCGTACAACTTGGACCAGGTGCTCGACGGTGATCTGGACGCGGTGATCCAGGCGTGCGTCGACGCGGACTCGGCAGCCAAGCTCGCCGCGGCGTAA
- the rpmE gene encoding 50S ribosomal protein L31 yields the protein MKREIHPEYVETQVSCTCGASFTTRSTISSGTVRAEVCSECHPFYTGKQKILDTGGRVARFEARFGKAKAAADNK from the coding sequence TTGAAGCGCGAAATCCACCCCGAGTACGTCGAGACGCAGGTCAGCTGCACCTGTGGCGCGTCGTTCACCACCCGCAGCACGATCTCCAGCGGCACCGTCCGCGCCGAGGTCTGCTCCGAGTGCCACCCGTTCTACACGGGCAAGCAGAAGATCCTCGACACCGGTGGCCGCGTGGCCCGCTTCGAGGCCCGCTTCGGCAAGGCCAAGGCTGCCGCTGACAACAAGTAG
- a CDS encoding LCP family protein, with amino-acid sequence MSAESMPEPGTPEDSGSSAPGRRAKGRRRKPRSTRHKALVITAWAAAGVVVLGGTGLGFMYFKLNDNIKSVDINQALGTDRPLDVDNGSQDILVLGSDTRSGGNKELGGGVDDGSARSDTAMIVHVYEGHKKASVVSIPRDTLVDRPECTDSKGVEHDAGSEVMFNSAYSTGGAACAVKTVESMTGIRMDHYVEVDFSGFQKLIDELGGVEVTTTKSIRDKESHLDLEAGTHQLTGKQALGLVRTRHGVGDGSDLGRIQLQQAFIKALVEQVKDIGVLTSPKKLFDLADTATKTVTTDTDLDSVKDLASFANGLKGIGPSKMNMVTMPVQYDPADGNRVLVLKAKSQQVWDALKNDRPIPKSATKGAATGAAKGVVS; translated from the coding sequence ATGTCTGCCGAGAGCATGCCGGAACCCGGCACACCGGAGGATTCCGGTTCCAGCGCCCCGGGCCGCCGCGCCAAGGGGCGCCGCCGCAAGCCGCGGAGCACGCGCCACAAGGCGCTCGTCATCACGGCCTGGGCCGCGGCAGGCGTCGTCGTGCTGGGCGGTACCGGCCTCGGGTTCATGTACTTCAAGCTCAACGACAACATCAAGAGCGTCGACATCAACCAGGCACTCGGCACCGACCGGCCCCTGGACGTCGACAACGGCTCGCAGGACATCCTCGTGCTCGGCTCCGACACCCGCTCCGGCGGCAACAAGGAGCTCGGCGGCGGCGTCGACGACGGCAGTGCCCGCTCGGACACCGCGATGATCGTGCACGTCTACGAGGGCCACAAGAAGGCCAGCGTGGTCTCCATACCCCGCGACACCCTCGTGGACCGCCCCGAGTGCACCGACAGCAAGGGCGTCGAGCACGATGCCGGGTCCGAGGTGATGTTCAACTCCGCGTACTCGACGGGCGGCGCCGCCTGTGCCGTGAAGACCGTCGAGTCGATGACCGGTATCCGCATGGACCACTACGTCGAGGTCGACTTCAGCGGTTTCCAGAAGCTCATCGACGAGCTCGGCGGAGTCGAGGTCACCACGACCAAGAGCATCCGGGACAAGGAGAGCCACCTCGACCTCGAGGCCGGCACGCATCAGCTCACCGGCAAGCAGGCACTCGGTCTGGTCCGCACCCGGCACGGCGTCGGCGACGGCTCCGACCTCGGCCGGATCCAGCTCCAGCAGGCGTTCATCAAGGCCCTGGTCGAGCAGGTCAAGGACATCGGCGTACTGACCAGCCCGAAGAAGCTGTTCGACCTCGCCGACACCGCGACCAAGACCGTCACCACCGATACCGACCTCGACTCGGTCAAGGACCTGGCCTCGTTCGCCAACGGCCTCAAGGGCATCGGCCCGTCGAAGATGAACATGGTGACGATGCCGGTGCAGTACGACCCGGCCGACGGCAACCGCGTACTCGTCCTCAAGGCCAAGTCCCAGCAGGTCTGGGACGCGCTGAAGAACGACCGCCCGATCCCGAAGTCCGCGACCAAGGGTGCGGCTACGGGTGCGGCGAAGGGTGTTGTGAGCTGA
- the rho gene encoding transcription termination factor Rho yields the protein MSDTTDLMGARVEETAAAPATDASAPATGAGSRRRRGTGLEGMVLAELQQVASGLGIRGTARMRKSQLIEVIKEAQAGGGAPAKAASSAAADATETKPKRRATSKARTGDDAAPADKKAEAKAEKAVAQQQIEIPGQPASDDAPAERRRRRATADAGSPETVTAEAKSEPKAETPAQSQGEAKGDAGDGGEGRQGRRDRRDRGERGDRDRGGRGDRDRRGKGDEQQGGGQGGQGGGNQQRQDRQGGQQQGGGRQDRQDRQRDNGPQDDDDFEGGRRGRRGRYRDRRGRRGRDEFGPNEPQVADDDVLIPVAGILDILDNYAFIRTSGYLPGPNDVYVSLAQVRKNGLRKGDHVTGAVRQPKDGERREKFNALVRLDSANGMAAESGRGRPEFNKLTPLYPQDRLRLETDPGVLTTRIIDLVAPIGKGQRGLIVAPPKTGKTMIMQAIANAITHNNPECHLMVVLVDERPEEVTDMQRSVKGEVISSTFDRPAEDHTTVAELAIERAKRLVELGHDVVVLLDSITRLGRAYNLAAPASGRILSGGVDSTALYPPKRFFGAARNIEDGGSLTILATALVDTGSRMDEVIFEEFKGTGNAELKLDRKLADKRIFPAVDVDASGTRKEEILLGSDELAITWKLRRVLHALDQQQAIELLLDKMKQTKSNAEFLLQIQKTTPMPGNGND from the coding sequence GTGAGCGACACCACCGATCTGATGGGCGCACGTGTCGAGGAGACCGCTGCCGCGCCCGCCACGGACGCCTCCGCGCCTGCCACCGGTGCCGGCTCCCGTCGGCGCCGCGGTACCGGCCTCGAGGGCATGGTGCTGGCCGAGCTGCAGCAGGTCGCATCCGGCCTCGGCATCAGGGGCACCGCGCGGATGCGCAAGAGCCAGCTGATCGAGGTCATCAAGGAGGCGCAGGCGGGCGGGGGAGCCCCGGCCAAGGCCGCGTCCTCCGCCGCCGCGGACGCCACTGAGACCAAGCCGAAGCGCCGGGCCACCTCCAAGGCTCGTACGGGCGACGACGCCGCTCCCGCCGACAAGAAGGCGGAGGCCAAGGCCGAGAAGGCCGTGGCACAGCAGCAGATCGAGATCCCCGGCCAGCCCGCGAGTGACGACGCCCCGGCCGAGCGCCGCCGGCGCCGCGCGACCGCCGATGCCGGCAGCCCCGAGACGGTCACCGCCGAGGCGAAGAGCGAGCCGAAGGCCGAGACGCCCGCCCAGTCCCAGGGCGAGGCCAAGGGCGACGCCGGTGACGGTGGCGAGGGCCGTCAGGGCCGCCGCGACCGCCGTGACCGTGGCGAGCGCGGCGACCGTGACCGCGGAGGCCGCGGCGACCGCGACCGCCGTGGCAAGGGCGACGAGCAGCAGGGCGGCGGCCAGGGTGGTCAGGGCGGTGGCAACCAGCAGCGCCAGGACCGTCAGGGCGGCCAGCAGCAGGGCGGCGGGCGTCAGGACCGCCAGGACCGCCAGCGCGACAACGGGCCCCAGGACGACGACGACTTCGAGGGTGGCCGCCGCGGCCGCCGCGGTCGTTACCGGGACCGCCGTGGCCGGCGCGGCCGCGACGAGTTCGGCCCCAACGAGCCGCAGGTCGCCGACGACGACGTCCTGATCCCCGTCGCGGGAATCCTGGACATCCTCGACAACTACGCGTTCATTCGTACGTCGGGCTACCTGCCCGGCCCGAACGACGTGTACGTCTCCCTGGCCCAGGTCCGCAAGAACGGTCTGCGCAAGGGTGACCACGTCACCGGTGCGGTCCGTCAGCCCAAGGACGGCGAGCGCCGCGAGAAGTTCAACGCGCTGGTCCGCCTCGACTCCGCGAACGGCATGGCCGCCGAATCAGGCCGTGGCCGCCCGGAGTTCAACAAGCTGACGCCCCTTTACCCCCAGGACCGGCTCCGTCTGGAGACCGACCCGGGCGTGCTGACCACCCGCATCATCGACCTCGTCGCGCCGATCGGTAAGGGCCAGCGCGGTCTGATCGTGGCCCCGCCGAAGACCGGCAAGACCATGATCATGCAGGCGATCGCCAACGCGATCACGCACAACAACCCCGAGTGCCACCTGATGGTCGTCCTGGTCGACGAGCGTCCGGAAGAGGTCACCGACATGCAGCGGTCGGTGAAGGGCGAGGTCATCTCCTCGACCTTCGACCGTCCGGCCGAGGACCACACCACGGTCGCCGAGCTCGCCATCGAGCGCGCCAAGCGCCTGGTGGAGCTGGGTCACGACGTCGTCGTGCTGCTCGACTCGATCACGCGTCTGGGCCGTGCGTACAACCTCGCCGCCCCGGCCTCCGGCCGCATCCTGTCCGGTGGTGTCGACTCGACCGCGCTGTACCCGCCGAAGCGCTTCTTCGGTGCCGCGCGCAACATCGAGGACGGCGGCTCGCTGACCATCCTGGCCACCGCGCTCGTCGACACCGGCTCGCGCATGGACGAGGTCATCTTCGAGGAGTTCAAGGGCACCGGCAACGCCGAGCTCAAGCTCGACCGGAAGCTCGCCGACAAGCGCATCTTCCCGGCGGTGGACGTCGACGCGTCCGGTACCCGTAAGGAAGAGATCCTGCTCGGCAGCGACGAGTTGGCGATCACCTGGAAGCTGCGCCGGGTGCTGCACGCGCTCGACCAGCAGCAGGCGATCGAGCTGCTTCTCGACAAGATGAAGCAGACGAAGTCGAACGCCGAGTTCCTGCTGCAGATCCAGAAGACGACGCCGATGCCGGGCAACGGCAACGACTGA
- the thrB gene encoding homoserine kinase produces the protein MAGPAFRAAAVRVRVPATSANLGPGFDAFGLSLGLYDDVVVRVADSGLNIDIAGEGSETLPRDESHLLVRSLRTAFDLLGGQPRGLEIVCANRIPHGRGLGSSSAAICAGIVAARAVTIGGDSKLDDEALLELATEIEGHPDNVAACLLGGFTLSWMEGGSARAIRMEPADSIVPVVFVPAKPVLTETARGLLPRSVPHVDAAANAGRAALLVEALTRRPELLLPATEDRLHQEYRAPAMPESAALVERLRADGIPAVISGAGPTVLALVADTAADKVARLAGEGWAANRLGLDATGASVLPLAP, from the coding sequence ATGGCCGGTCCAGCGTTCCGCGCCGCCGCCGTCCGGGTGCGCGTCCCCGCCACCAGTGCCAACCTCGGCCCGGGCTTCGACGCCTTCGGTCTGTCACTGGGGTTGTACGACGACGTGGTCGTCCGGGTGGCCGACTCCGGACTGAACATCGACATCGCAGGCGAGGGCAGCGAGACGCTCCCACGCGACGAGAGCCACCTGCTCGTACGCTCCCTGCGCACCGCCTTCGATCTGCTCGGCGGACAGCCGCGCGGTCTTGAGATCGTCTGCGCCAACCGCATCCCGCACGGCCGGGGCCTCGGATCCTCGTCGGCGGCCATCTGCGCCGGCATCGTGGCCGCACGCGCTGTGACCATAGGCGGCGACAGCAAGCTCGACGACGAGGCGCTCCTTGAGCTCGCAACGGAGATCGAGGGCCACCCCGACAACGTCGCGGCCTGTCTGCTCGGCGGTTTCACGCTGTCCTGGATGGAGGGCGGATCCGCGCGCGCCATCAGGATGGAACCCGCCGATTCCATCGTTCCGGTGGTTTTCGTACCGGCGAAGCCGGTCCTCACCGAGACCGCGCGAGGACTGCTCCCGCGCTCCGTTCCGCACGTCGACGCAGCCGCCAACGCGGGCCGCGCCGCACTGCTTGTCGAGGCCCTGACCAGGCGCCCCGAGCTGCTGCTGCCCGCCACCGAGGACCGACTGCACCAGGAGTACCGCGCTCCGGCCATGCCGGAGAGCGCGGCGCTGGTGGAGCGGCTGCGGGCCGACGGAATTCCCGCGGTGATCTCCGGCGCCGGGCCCACCGTGCTCGCGCTCGTCGCCGACACCGCGGCCGACAAGGTCGCACGACTGGCGGGCGAGGGCTGGGCGGCCAACCGGCTGGGCCTCGACGCCACCGGAGCGAGCGTGCTGCCGCTTGCCCCGTGA
- the thrC gene encoding threonine synthase: MTHQWRGIIEEYRDRLPVSDTTPVVTLREGGTPLVPAQVLSERTGCEVHLKVEGANPTGSFKDRGMTMAITRAKEEGAKAVICASTGNTSASAAAYAVRAGMVCAVLVPQGKIALGKMGQALVHGAKILQVDGNFDDCLTLARSLSDNYPVALVNSVNPVRIEGQKTAAFEIVDMLGDAPDIHVLPVGNAGNITAYWKGYTEYAADGIAGQTPRMWGFQASGSAPIVRGEVVKDPSTIATAIRIGNPASWKFALAARDESGGFIDEVTDREILRAYRLLAAQEGVFVEPASAASVAGLLKAAEQGKVDPGQRIVCTVTGNGLKDPDWAVAGAPQPVTVPVDAATAAERLGLA, from the coding sequence ATGACCCACCAGTGGCGCGGAATCATCGAGGAGTACCGGGACCGGCTGCCGGTATCCGACACCACGCCGGTCGTGACGCTGCGCGAGGGCGGTACGCCGCTCGTGCCGGCGCAGGTGCTCTCCGAGCGCACGGGCTGCGAGGTCCACCTCAAGGTCGAGGGTGCGAACCCCACCGGGTCCTTCAAGGACCGCGGCATGACCATGGCCATCACGAGGGCCAAGGAGGAGGGCGCGAAGGCAGTCATCTGTGCCTCGACGGGCAACACGTCGGCGTCCGCCGCCGCGTATGCCGTACGCGCCGGAATGGTCTGTGCCGTTCTTGTACCGCAGGGCAAGATCGCGCTCGGCAAGATGGGCCAGGCCCTCGTGCACGGCGCGAAGATCCTCCAGGTCGACGGCAACTTCGACGACTGCCTCACGCTGGCGCGCAGCCTCTCCGACAACTACCCGGTGGCGCTGGTCAATTCGGTGAACCCGGTGCGTATCGAGGGGCAGAAGACCGCCGCCTTCGAGATCGTGGACATGCTGGGTGACGCACCCGACATCCACGTCCTTCCGGTGGGCAACGCGGGCAACATCACCGCGTACTGGAAGGGGTACACCGAGTACGCCGCCGACGGGATCGCCGGGCAGACCCCGCGCATGTGGGGATTCCAGGCCTCCGGTTCCGCGCCCATCGTGCGGGGCGAGGTCGTCAAGGACCCCTCGACGATCGCCACCGCGATCCGCATCGGCAACCCGGCCTCGTGGAAGTTCGCGCTGGCCGCGCGGGACGAGTCGGGCGGCTTCATCGACGAGGTGACGGACCGTGAGATCCTGCGCGCCTACCGCCTGTTGGCCGCTCAGGAGGGCGTCTTCGTCGAGCCCGCCTCCGCGGCTTCGGTCGCCGGTCTGCTCAAGGCCGCGGAGCAGGGCAAGGTCGACCCGGGCCAGCGCATCGTCTGCACGGTGACCGGAAACGGCCTCAAGGACCCCGACTGGGCCGTCGCGGGCGCACCCCAGCCGGTCACGGTCCCTGTGGACGCGGCAACGGCAGCCGAGCGCCTCGGCCTGGCGTAA